The Thermococcus sp. EP1 DNA segment AAGCGACGAAAAGTTTGAAAAAGACACATTCATTACCAAAAATCTTAAATACATTTACTATCACCATAAGATTGCAGATACTTACTTGGTGGTGTCTGAATTGGAGGATAGAAAGTTTGAAAGGAAAGGAAGAGATAAAAGAGCTCCAAGAGTTCCTCCTGTAAAAGTTGGTGAAAGATACAAAGTGAAAATTGAAGCCCTTGGAAAAAGTGGAGATGGGATAGCTAGGATTAGGGGGTTTGTAGTATTCGTCCCAAACACAAAA contains these protein-coding regions:
- a CDS encoding TRAM domain-containing protein — translated: MEDRKFERKGRDKRAPRVPPVKVGERYKVKIEALGKSGDGIARIRGFVVFVPNTK